ACGATAATGAGGTGAAGGGTGAAGGGAATCAGTTAGACTTTGGAGCTAGAATTTATGATCCTAGGATAGGGAAGTGGATGTCAGTTGATCCTTTGGAATCCAAATACATAGGGTAACGCCCTATAACTTCGTTTCCAACAATCCTAATTTGTTTATTGATCCAGATGGTCGAGAATGTGATTTATTGTCAATTTAAAAGGTTCGAAGGTCGGAATGCCGACATTAAGGACAATTGCAAATAAAGCGAATTATAACGGTACCCGAAATTTGGACCGGTAATTAAGATTGTAAAAAACATCTTAAATTGCCAAAAGAATGACAAAGCAAAGCAGAAGAAAATTCACTGGAGACTTCAAGGCGAAGGTAGTCATGGAAGCCTTAAAAGAGCGTAGCACAGTTGAAGAACTAGCTAAGAAGTATGATTTGCATCCTACGCAAATCAATACATGGAAACGCGAGGCGGCAGGCAAACTAGCCAGCGCGTTTGATTCGTAATCTGGAAACAAACAGCAGGAACAACAAGCTGATCAACTGGAGAAATTGTATGCCCAGATAGGTCAGCTTAAAGTTGAGAATGACTTCCTGAAAAAAAAATTGTAACTAGGTCATTATCCAGGAGTCGTTCCATGCTTGAACCCAATCATCAATACCTTAGTATTCGCCGTCAATGTGAGCTTTTAAAGCTGCACGGGAGTGGATTGTATTATATTCCTGTATCGGAGACAAGCGAAAACCTGGAAATAATGCGCATTCTTGACGCGCAATACTTTCTGACACCTTTCTATGGGGAACGTCGATTAATGGCTTTATTGCGTCTAAAAGGATATAATATTAACAGAAACAGAATAAGGCGTCTAATGAAATTGGTAAACTGGAACACACTATTTCAGGAACCCAACACGAGTAAGCCGGATAAATCTCACAAAATATACCCTTATTTGCTCAAGGGCTGGATATTAATAAAGTTAACCAGGTGGAACTGCGACATTACATATATTCCAATGAAAAAGGGTTTCATGTATTTATGCGCCATTATTGATGTACATACCCGCTACGTAGTTAACTGGGGCATAAGTAATACCATGAATGCTGAGTGGTGTCGAGATATGCATATGCTGGTATTGTGAAATATGGCAAGCCAGAAATATTTAATACCAATCAGGGCAGCCAGTTTACCAGCGAAGTGTTTACCGGCTTATTGAAAGAACATGAAATCAAAATAAGCATGGACGGGAAAGGTCGGGCGCTGGATAATGTATGGATCGAACGACTGTGGAGAAGTGTTAAATATGAGCACATTTACCTGAACGTACACGAAGATGGTCTTTCACTCTATCAAGGACTGAAAAGATATTTTAATTTTTATAATCGTACTCGTGTACATCAATCATTGGATTATTCAACCCCAAGAGAAGCATATATGGCGAAAGCCGCATAATCCCCTGCCGGAGGCTTGTATTAAATGATTCACGGGCAAAGCCCAGTAAATCATTTAATACTTAAAAGCTTAAAAGAAACAATTACCGGTCCTAAGACTGGGGACCACCATATTCAGCAGGAGGCTGTGCTCCCTTTGTCTCATAGCGTCCTATCTGGGCATAAGATAAGAAGCTATCAAGAGTTTCTGATTTTTATTCGGATAATAGAAAGCTGAACGCCAAGGAAGTAAAGGATTTACTGAATAAGTTTACTAATAAATAATCGATTCATGCAGACATATAAATTAAGAAAGCAAGTTAAGAATAGAGGGTGTTATGCCGAAATTGTTTTTGATATTGTATTTTTAGAGGGAAGCGAACAGGAATTGGTAATTGAATATAAGGCTGCTTCTCAATGGGAACAGATGTGTAAGGCTGGAATTACTATATTCTATGATTATTTCAGAAGAGAGAGGAGAGGTAGACTTGAGGTTATTATTTATGAAATCGACTGGTACCTATAGACACTAATAATTTAATTGTACTATTTGCATCAGTAAGCGCTCTTATGGAGGGGGCTGGTATTCAAAATTCTGACTTGAAATTAGATACAGTAAACGAGGTTTTTTGTTTTCCAGAGTATAGAAAGGCTATTCTTTAGCATTTGGAAATACAGATCACACATAGTAGTGTACATCTTGGATATATAATAAAAGAGAGCGTGATTATATGATTATGCTCTCTTTTATTATATGCATATAGACATTTAATGTGTATATGCTTGTTTAGTTTTAACGTCTCTGATAAAAACAGAGATAACCCGTAACAGGGCTGCTTTATCTTCAGGAGAGACATTTTTAAAAGCTATAAATGAGAATACCACAGAATTTTTTCCTTGTTATTTGGTTTATAGTATTTTGGACGGTTGTTTATCATGGTGGGATAGTTAACATTGATGAGAGAAATGTTTTCATAAATTTTATTCAATTAATATGCTTGACTTTTATTTTTTTCAATCTTTATCCTTTGTTCGATGCGTTAGTTAGCTTTTGTATGGGGCATAAGTTTGGTGTTAAACGAAAATTGCTTGGTAAAAGACTATTTTATATCCTATTAGGAGTTTTACTTTATTATTTAACTTTCATGCACATCTTGTCTGTGAGAAACCTTTAGCGTCTCTAGCTTCTCAATTCGGTATTATTTTTTGAAGAGATTTGTATATTCCCTTGGCGATATACTGATGATCAATGCCTGATAATATACACATCAGCTATCCCCGAAATGACAGCGACTCCCTTCCCCTGTAAAATAAACGATATCAACAGTTTTCAACTTACATTTGCGCCTATTATCTATAATATATGTTTGCTGTATTTAAAGAATATCTTGTAAATAAGAGCTGGATAGAAACCACCGCGATGGCTTTCCGGCATACATCCAACCAGTATATAGAACTCTTCTTCGACAATTCAAATCAGGTGGAGTTATTCATCAAAGGAATACGGCTGGCAGAATACCGGGTTGACGACCTGGCTGCGCTAGAGCAGTTAGTGAATGGTTTTGAGCAGCAGGAAAAGTTACGGGTAGATGATATCCTGAGTGTGATCAGAGACGGGATAGGTATGCTAGGCGTCTCGTCTGGCATGCACCTCAAAGACGCGCTGGTACAATTCGGTTTGCCGGCGGACTTTTATGGTAACCCTTCTCTAGGTTATCTTCAGTATGGGACGCTTCGGTTAGGGTATTTTGAAGGATTTATCGACGAAGCAGCGATCCTCTTCCAGGATGATCTTAGCTTTGATCTTCAAGATCCGCTATTGAAAGACATGTTACCAGCCGTGACTGCGACCAGCTATTTACACGAGATCATTCAGTTGTTGAATTGTTCGGAGTTAAAATGGCATAGCCAATATGAGAAAGACCATATGGATTACATCGTCGTAAAAGTAGGAGATACAGCTGATATGTCATTTGATCTTGACACAGGGTATCTGACACGTATTGCTTTCAGCATCAAGTCAACACAATCCCCGATAATTCCCTAGCTTTGCGGCCATGAAAGATTACAAAAAGCATTTCATCGTTCCGGCTCCCCCGGAAGATCTGTATAAAGCACTGACGAATCCTTACACCATCCGCCTCTGGACCGGCGAACCGGCTGAGATGTCTACCGAGCCAGGTACGGAGTTCTCCCTCTGGGACGAGAGTATCGTAGGGATGAACCTGGAATTTGAGGAAAATAGGAAGATCGTGCAGGAATGGTATTTCGGCGACCAGCCGGAAGATTCCATCGTCACTATCATCCTGCATCCAAATAAGAAGGGTACTGACGTAGAGCTCAGGCATACCAACATCCCTGACGAGGCGTATGACGACATCGTAGGGGGATGGAATGAAAGCTACTTCGGTGCGTTGATCGATTTTTATACCGGAGAATAATGAAGGCCGCCAGCGTCAGCGAACTGAAAAAGGAATTGCAGGAAGTTCCACCGGCTCAGCTGGTGGAATTATGCCTGCGTCTGGCGAAGTTCAAAAAGGAAAATAAAGAGCTGCTGAACTACCTGCTGTTTGAATCGCATGACCTGCAAGCCTATATCGAGGCCGTTAAAGAGGAAATGGATGAAGCATTCGCAGAAACGCCTAGGCAGCATATCTATTTCGTTAAGAAGCACTTACGGAAGATCCTCCGGGCTACGAATAAGCATATCAAATACACCGGCTCTAAGCAGGCCGAGGTAGAACTATTGCTCTATTTCTGTACCAAGGTAAAAAAGGGAGGATTCAAGATAGGAGAGAGCGTTGCGCTCACAAAACTCTATGTGCAACAGGTGAAAAAGATCGAGAAAGCCATTTCACAGCAGCATGAAGACCTCCAGCATGATTATCAAAGACAGTTGGATAGGTTATGACGGACTATTCGGCTCCTTCAACCATATCCATTTCCAGTAACTTACTCATTCCTGCATATTCTGCAGCTGCTTCGGGACATAACATCGCGCCGAGCGATACTACCGCCTTTCTGGCCAGGTTTTCAATATCGGTAGGAGTAGCAAAGAAGGCAGGTGTATGTTCTTTCATCTGCCTTAACAGGTTATTCTTGTGCTGTATAGAGAGACCGGCTAAAGCTTTCAATCTTTCAGTGGTGGTATTGTACAGTTCCTCGTAGTAAAAAAGCATGTTCATAAAAACACTTGTTTAGACGACAAATGTATGCCTTAGCCTATAATGAAAGCTATATTGAAATCTTATGGTCCATAAGATTTAGTTATAGATGGATTTTGCTAATTTGATGAATCTTTTATTGAGTTCGCTGGTTTCTCCCTTTCTTTGGATGAAATAAAAACTACGTTCTATACGCAGCCCTTCAAATTGCAGCACAGCCAGTTCTCCAAGCTGTAATTCCTTGACGATCGACCGGGTAGACAGGAAGCCCACACAACCCGATTCTACCAGGAAATTCTTCAGTGCTTCTGTTCCGCCCAGCCGGACATTGATCTTTAAATCGTCCAGCCCGATCCTGCTTTTTTTAAGCCCCTCCTTGATCGCTTCCAGCGTGCCGCTACCCCTTTCCCTGATCGCTAAGGGCATGTTCAGGATCTCTTTTAACGGGTATTCCTTTTTCCTCACCAGCGGATTATTGTGGCTGCATACCGCTACGATCTGGTCCTTCAGGAATGGCTGGTAGGTCACATTAGTCAGCTTGCCTTTCTCTTCCGTCACACCAATGTTGATCTCTTTGTTCAGCAGGGCATCCAGCACAATTTCACTGTTCCTGTTCAATAAAGAGATCTCTACGCGGGGATATTCCTGGTTGAAAGCGGACATCACCCTGGGCAGTATATATAACGCGGCAGTCGTGCTGGCACCCAGATTCAGCACACCCGTGGCCTGTAACTTGTCCTTCATCACCGAAATATCAAATTCCGTTTCCTGCTGGATCATCTTCACTGTCAACAACCGCTTGTATAGCAGTTGCCCCGCTTCCGTGAGTTCTATCTGCAAGCCTTTCCGCTCAAACAATTTAGTCTGATACAGCTCCTCCAGGCTCTTAATATGACTGCTCACCGCTGGCTGTGAGATGAACAGTACTTCGCTCGCTTTCGAGAAACTCCGTTCCCGCGCTACTTCCATAAATACCAGATGTCGGGTCGATAACATAGGCCGCTATTTGTATCCAAGGTATTTAAAATACGGGTCCACTCCAAGAGAGATCGCCTGACAAAATTTAGCTACCAGATTATCAGATATTTATAATATTTATACAATTAAACTTTCAGAAAATTTTGAAAGTTCAGTTGTGAATGCATAGCTTTGTCTCACGATAGCAATCTTCTGCCAGTCACCTGAAAATGTACCCGGTATGAACACCTTAGCTTACATCATTTATTTGCTGATTACCTACCTGATCACTGTGCGTGTGGGCTTTATTTTCTACCGTAACGGAAGAGTATTTATACTCGACGTGCTACAGCAGAATGTGCCCCTGACAGATGCGATCAACCGTATCCTGCTCGTCGGATACTATCTGGTCAATCTCGGCTATGCTGCCCTGATGATCAGCACTTGGAGTACGATCGTCAACTGGACCGCTCTGCTGTTGTCCATCACCGTCATGACAGGAAAGATACTGCTGACACTGGCCGTGATGCACTACTGCAATATGATCGTGATCTATTTTATCAGTAAACGTAGTCAATCAATTCTTCACCCTTAAAAACACTGTTGTATGGAAAGTTCTCTGAATTTCGTCGCCTATCTGATCTATCTGCCTGTTGTTATTGGATTAACATGGTACGTAGCACATACTTTATTCAAAAACAGCAAGGTATTTATGCTGGATATTTTTCACGGAAATGAAGGCATTGCCCTGGCCACAAACAAACTGTTTGAAACCGGCTTCTATCTGTTAAACCTGGGTTTTGCGCTCTGGATCATGCAGATCGCCTATGACATCTCTACAAACCGTCGCGTGATGGAAGTACTCAGTGCGAAGATCGGTGGATTCTGTATCATGCTCGGCCTGATGCTTTTCTTCAATCTTTACCTGTTCTTCAGGGGAAGAAAAAGAGCTAAAACAGCTATCAAACCATTCCCACCAATACCTGTGACGGGTGCTTGATACCGGTCTGTCTTTTATCCCTGCCTCCGGCCTGTCCTGTTTAGCTAACCTCCTGCTTTAGATGCTTTGGCGTATGCCCCGGCATCTTTGGCGTTTTCCATACATACAAAAAAAACGCCTGCTCCGCTCCCGGAACAGGCGTTATCATTTTCAGGTAACGATCAGTTTATTGTAGCAACAGCTTCTTCGTTATCACTTTTTCGCCGTAGACAAATTTCAGGACGTATACACCTTTCGGTAACTGCGGAAGATGCAGCCTCATTTCCGGCTGTGCCTTCGCTGTATACACCTGTCTGCCATTCAGATCATACACAAATACCTGTCCCTGACCATTGTAGTTAGAAATGATCACCTTCGCCTGACCATCCGTAGCCGGATTAGGCAATATTTGTATAGACGGTTCTTTCATGATCGCCGGCGCTTCCTTCGTCACTGCCGTTGCCATGACTGCGGCAGCACTATTCGCCAGTGTCACCGTGCCATATCCCGCTGTGCTCTGATAATTGTATAAGGTACCAAACCATACGGCCTGTCCGTCACGTGCACCGCCATTATCATCATCATCGTAACCGGCATCAAATCCGAAGGAAATACCCGCTGACGGTGTGATACCCAGCTGCGACCATGGTATGCTGATTTCCACGGAATAGCCGCCGGTGATAGCTGCGTAGGCATGCTGCATGCCTGTGATTGCCACCTTGCTAAACAATCCGCTGCTGTTATACGCCTTGATGAACTGGTTATCCTGCCCATCGAAAACGCTTAGTTTATTGTTATTCGCATCAATGAATATCTCTACTGCATCATTATCCCAAGCATCTGGTGAATCAGCATACAGATTACCGTCCAGTACTCTCACGCCGATGTAAAGGTTATTCGCATCCCAGAGCACACCGAATGTCGCAGTATTATTAGGCGATCCCGTCGTCACTTTGCTGATAGTCTGTGACAAATTCCAGCTACTTTCACTCAGGTTACCATTCACCGTAATAGTACCTGCCGCAGGACGTGCCAGCATAGTGCCTGGCTGATTCGGATCGACTACACTTCCTACGGTTACCTGCACCTGATCAGCCGATGTCAGTGTGCCGTCACTTACAGTCAGCTGGAATACATATGTATTGCCGTTTGTAAGACCTGTGATCACGGGATTCGCAATTGCCGCATTACTGATCGTGACTGCTGGTCCGCTTACTTTCGTCCAGCTATAGGTCACACTGTTTCCTTCCGGATCAGCACCCGTACCCTGTAAGGTGACAGTCGTTGTATTGGCTGCCAGCGTAATGTCAGCGCCCGCATTTGCTACTGGTGGCTGGTTCTGCGGACCGCTACAGGTTGTCAGGTAAACCGTTCCAAATACTGCCGGATTGGAGAACGCGGTCGTATTCGTAGCAAAAGAAGTGATCTGCGCATCACGTGTACCATTGTTGTCGTCATCGTCTATTTGTACATCCAGTCCGAGTGGCTTGCCTACTGCTGGTGTCGTACCGATGGTCGCCCAGGGAATGGCCACTTCCAGGTTATAACCTGTGGTCGTAGCGTATTGTCTAAAGTTGATGCCGGTTGTTCCTGTAACAGAATTAGAGCCTGTATGTATCACATTATCATTCCACCTGAAGCCTAACTGGAAATCATTCGCACCGTCGTACGTGCTTCCTTTGCTGTTATCGCCGTCAATGAATATTTCCACTACATCATCTTCCCACCAGCTGGCACCCGAGTCTGAGATACGTGTGGCATCATTGACCTCTACCAGGAGATACAGGTTCGTATTATCGTACATCGCTCTCCATTTGCCGGCATAGTCTGACGGCAAACTACCCAACACCACATTGCTGATGTTCCTGACAGGCGCAATCGCCCATGCCGCATCAATGCTATTGTCAATTACCGGCGCTGTTCCGGATACCTGTGCGATCACCGGCGATACACAGGGTGGATTATCATTGTCCGCGATCGTCACCGTGGCGATCGTGTCTCCACCCAGTTTGTAAGATGCATCCGGTTTCAATGTCAGTCGTAATGTTTCCGGTCCTTCGAAGATCGCGTCATTTACCGGTGTGATATTGATCACTGCGGATGGTTGTGCAGGCGTCAGTGTGATCGTGCCACTCAGTGCCGGATTGGCCGTATAGTCGCTCGTGCCGGCTGTACCGGATACTGCATATTTAACGCTGATATTTTGTGAGAGCACAGACGTACTTACCGTGAACCTGCCCGCTGTGCCACTCTCAGATGCATTCGGTATTGTCGCCACTATATTCACCCCTGGCAGGATGGTCACTTTTCGTGTAGCGGTGAAGTTGCCACTGGCTGTCGTTACTGTGATATTGGCGGTACCGATACCGACAGCGGTCACTTTGCCTGTAGCATCTACTGTCGCTACTGCCGGTGCAGAGCTGGTCCAGGTAACGTTCTTGTTGGTCGCATCAGCCGGAATGATATCAGCAGACAACTGTAGGATCTGGCCTTCTGTCAACGTCGTATCATTACCTGGTTTGATGGCTACGCCGGATACAGGAATATTGATATGCTGTATGATCAGCTGGAAACTGTTATTACGGTTGATGTAGGCGCCTGATTCCGCATTGGTAACGGTCAGGTTGTTGAATGTTGCGGTGGTGGAGCCTGCCTGCACATACAGGCCGAATCCGCCATATACGTCGGACGGAACATCTCTTACGACTGGGTCGAGGCCTGTCCCGTCAATAGTGGTGTTGTTAAAAACAAGATGATGCAGGTTATTGCCATAGATCTGAATACCATCGCGCTGAGAACGCAGGATGGTATTGTTGTCGAATTGCATATTAAAAATACCACTGCCTCCGGCGTAGAACTCGATCGCACCTCTTTTCTGATTCCACAGGTCGTAGCTGGTACCGCAGCCAATCATCGTGTTCTCATATACCCTGATCAGGTCTCCCGGGTACTCAAAGGTGAAACCGGGGAAGTCATTCGTAAAGCGGATGGCAGAACCGCCTACGCCGTCTTTGATCAGGTTGTGATGGATCTCATGACCGGTGCCACCAAATAAAGCGATACTGCCGGCACGCCAGTTGTTTTCGATCGTGTTATACCGGAAGATATTGTTGCGGCAGGTGGCGGTGTTCCCGGCTACGTTGGCAGGCCATACTGCCAGACCATCATCCCCGTTATTCCTCACGCTCGATTGCTCCACCACAGAATTGGAAGTACCCTGACAGAAGTTTACGCCATCCGCATAGTTATTCCTGATACGGCATTTTGAA
The DNA window shown above is from Chitinophaga agri and carries:
- a CDS encoding transposase, with product MTKQSRRKFTGDFKAKVVMEALKERSTVEELAKKYDLHPTQINTWKREAAGKLASAFDS
- a CDS encoding DDE-type integrase/transposase/recombinase, coding for MRILDAQYFLTPFYGERRLMALLRLKGYNINRNRIRRLMKLVNWNTLFQEPNTSKPDKSHKIYPYLLKGWILIKLTRWNCDITYIPMKKGFMYLCAIIDVHTRYVVNWGISNTMNAEWCRDMHMLVL
- a CDS encoding integrase core domain-containing protein, which translates into the protein MKYGKPEIFNTNQGSQFTSEVFTGLLKEHEIKISMDGKGRALDNVWIERLWRSVKYEHIYLNVHEDGLSLYQGLKRYFNFYNRTRVHQSLDYSTPREAYMAKAA
- a CDS encoding SRPBCC domain-containing protein, which produces MKDYKKHFIVPAPPEDLYKALTNPYTIRLWTGEPAEMSTEPGTEFSLWDESIVGMNLEFEENRKIVQEWYFGDQPEDSIVTIILHPNKKGTDVELRHTNIPDEAYDDIVGGWNESYFGALIDFYTGE
- a CDS encoding LysR family transcriptional regulator — its product is MLSTRHLVFMEVARERSFSKASEVLFISQPAVSSHIKSLEELYQTKLFERKGLQIELTEAGQLLYKRLLTVKMIQQETEFDISVMKDKLQATGVLNLGASTTAALYILPRVMSAFNQEYPRVEISLLNRNSEIVLDALLNKEINIGVTEEKGKLTNVTYQPFLKDQIVAVCSHNNPLVRKKEYPLKEILNMPLAIRERGSGTLEAIKEGLKKSRIGLDDLKINVRLGGTEALKNFLVESGCVGFLSTRSIVKELQLGELAVLQFEGLRIERSFYFIQRKGETSELNKRFIKLAKSIYN
- a CDS encoding sugar-binding protein, which encodes MRKPASFPSNAAHSASITQVRPARLRRRCIIPRWRLMICFLLLLMQSKVLLAQSDGLPRGAYQLPYTRYEAENAALDGGASLEQSPQFIQTQIASEASDQKYVSLATNGAGVEWTLSQAAQGVNLRFTMPDDNTGAGRTGSLGLYVNGVKVRTINLSSYWAYQYFPDADPVQTPGGKTFMRFDEVHFRLDAALNAGDKLSIRKDNNDAITYGLDFVELEPVPAALTMPANFLSVTDYGAVANDQTDDFAAFNACIAAAAAQSKHVYIPAGRFLLSDKLALNVSNMKIQGAGIWYTEVYFSTDKQFYGGFMGRASNVEISNFTLSTINNDRLKYDEANPRLPGEMYKTYKGFMGTYGTGSRIHDIWVEHFECGFWIAGYDAPYPIDITNDLVISKCRIRNNYADGVNFCQGTSNSVVEQSSVRNNGDDGLAVWPANVAGNTATCRNNIFRYNTIENNWRAGSIALFGGTGHEIHHNLIKDGVGGSAIRFTNDFPGFTFEYPGDLIRVYENTMIGCGTSYDLWNQKRGAIEFYAGGSGIFNMQFDNNTILRSQRDGIQIYGNNLHHLVFNNTTIDGTGLDPVVRDVPSDVYGGFGLYVQAGSTTATFNNLTVTNAESGAYINRNNSFQLIIQHINIPVSGVAIKPGNDTTLTEGQILQLSADIIPADATNKNVTWTSSAPAVATVDATGKVTAVGIGTANITVTTASGNFTATRKVTILPGVNIVATIPNASESGTAGRFTVSTSVLSQNISVKYAVSGTAGTSDYTANPALSGTITLTPAQPSAVINITPVNDAIFEGPETLRLTLKPDASYKLGGDTIATVTIADNDNPPCVSPVIAQVSGTAPVIDNSIDAAWAIAPVRNISNVVLGSLPSDYAGKWRAMYDNTNLYLLVEVNDATRISDSGASWWEDDVVEIFIDGDNSKGSTYDGANDFQLGFRWNDNVIHTGSNSVTGTTGINFRQYATTTGYNLEVAIPWATIGTTPAVGKPLGLDVQIDDDDNNGTRDAQITSFATNTTAFSNPAVFGTVYLTTCSGPQNQPPVANAGADITLAANTTTVTLQGTGADPEGNSVTYSWTKVSGPAVTISNAAIANPVITGLTNGNTYVFQLTVSDGTLTSADQVQVTVGSVVDPNQPGTMLARPAAGTITVNGNLSESSWNLSQTISKVTTGSPNNTATFGVLWDANNLYIGVRVLDGNLYADSPDAWDNDAVEIFIDANNNKLSVFDGQDNQFIKAYNSSGLFSKVAITGMQHAYAAITGGYSVEISIPWSQLGITPSAGISFGFDAGYDDDDNGGARDGQAVWFGTLYNYQSTAGYGTVTLANSAAAVMATAVTKEAPAIMKEPSIQILPNPATDGQAKVIISNYNGQGQVFVYDLNGRQVYTAKAQPEMRLHLPQLPKGVYVLKFVYGEKVITKKLLLQ